From one Gossypium hirsutum isolate 1008001.06 chromosome D08, Gossypium_hirsutum_v2.1, whole genome shotgun sequence genomic stretch:
- the LOC107932426 gene encoding cytochrome P450 94C1, whose amino-acid sequence MNHSISNLSSSSSSSSSSLWFNYTCTIFSFIFFTFTFSFSLFSLSIFILRLKLWCKCSTCQSFLTSSWSKDFNNLCDWYTHLLSKSPTGTIHIHILGNIITADPKNVEHILKTKFENYPKGKPFSILLGDLLGKGIFNVDGDSWKFQRKMASLELGSVSIRMHAFNIVKSEIQTRLIPLLNSVSGQVLDIQDVFRRFSFDNICKFSFGFDPCCLELSLPMPASEFAEAFDLASKLSAQRGLSSSSLIWKVKRVLNLGSEKELKSAIKMVDQFAQRMINQRRELGFSDKSDLLSRFMATMIDDDQYLRDIVVSFLLAGRDTVASGLTSFFWLLSQNPKVEFAIRDELEKVTAGISPSDDQDFVMFDQMREMHYLHAALCESLRLFPPVQLDSKFAQHDDVLPDFTFVRKGTRVTYHPYAMGRMERVWGSDCLEFKPERWLKNARYVPENPYKYPVFQAGLRVCLGKEMALVEMKCVVLAIIKRFNIQVADPNQAPTFAPGLTATVRGGLPVLVQRREA is encoded by the coding sequence ATgaatcattcaatttcaaacctttcttcttcttcttcttcttcttcttcttctttatggTTCAACTACACATGCACTATTTTCTCCTTCATCTTCTTCACTTTCACGTTCTCATTTTCCCTCTTTTCATTATCAATCTTCATTTTAAGATTAAAACTATGGTGTAAATGTTCAACTTGCCAATCATTCCTCACTTCAAGTTGGTCCAAAGATTTCAATAACCTGTGTGATTGGTATACTCACCTTCTTTCAAAATCGCCGACGGGAACAATCCATATTCATATCCTCGGCAATATCATCACCGCCGATCCTAAAAACGTCGAAcacatattaaaaacaaagttcGAAAATTACCCAAAAGGAAAACCATTCTCGATTCTCCTCGGTGATTTACTCGGCAAAGGTATATTTAACGTCGATGGTGATTCAtggaaatttcaaagaaaaatggcTAGTCTTGAACTTGGTAGTGTTTCCATTAGAATGCATGCTTTTAATATCGTTAAATCGGAGATTCAAACTAGACTTATCCCTCTTTTAAACTCAGTTTCCGGTCAGGTTTTAGATATACAGGATGTGTTTAGAAGATTTTCTTTTgataatatttgtaaattttcattcGGGTTTGATCCTTGCTGCCTTGAATTATCGTTGCCGATGCCGGCGTCGGAGTTTGCGGAGGCTTTTGATTTGGCGTCGAAGTTATCGGCACAAAGAGGGTTGTCGTCGTCGTCTTTGATATGGAAAGTTAAAAGGGTATTGAATTTAGGGTCTGAAAAAGAGCTTAAAAGCGCCATTAAAATGGTGGATCAATTTGCTCAACGTATGATTAATCAACGACGGGAACTTGGTTTTTCCGACAAGAGTGATCTTTTGTCGAGATTTATGGCGACAATGATCGACGACGACCAGTATCTTCGTGACATTGTCGTTAGTTTCCTTTTGGCTGGTCGTGATACGGTTGCTTCCGGTCTAACTAGTTTCTTCTGGTTATTATCTCAAAACCCGAAAGTCGAGTTCGCCATTAGAGACGAACTCGAAAAGGTCACTGCCGGGATTTCGCCGAGCGACGATCAAGATTTCGTAATGTTCGATCAAATGCGTGAAATGCATTATTTGCACGCGGCATTATGCGAGAGCTTACGGTTGTTTCCGCCGGTTCAATTGGACTCGAAGTTCGCTCAACACGACGACGTTTTGCCTGATTTTACTTTTGTAAGGAAAGGTACTAGGGTCACTTACCATCCCTACGCGATGGGTCGGATGGAACGGGTTTGGGGCTCCGATTGTCTTGAATTCAAACCGGAAAGATGGTTGAAAAACGCTAGATATGTACCCGAAAACCCATACAAGTACCCGGTTTTCCAAGCCGGGTTAAGGGTTTGTTTAGGGAAGGAAATGGCATTAGTGGAGATGAAATGTGTGGTTCTAGCCATAATCAAACGGTTCAACATTCAGGTTGCTGATCCGAATCAAGCACCAACGTTCGCCCCGGGTCTCACTGCCACCGTGAGAGGCGGCTTACCAGTTCTAGTCCAACGAAGGGAAGCTTAA
- the LOC107932424 gene encoding fatty acyl-CoA reductase 3, which yields MELGSALHFLDSKSILVTGAAGFLAKIFVEKILRVQPNVKKFYLLLRAADHKSAIHRFHNEIIGKDLFKVLKEKCGKNFSSFISEKITLIPGDISHEDLGIKDCNLVQEMLNEVDVVVNLAATTNFDERYDVALGLNTFGAKFVANFAKKCVKLKVLVHVSTAYVSGEKTGLILENSYSMGETLNGVSGLDINFEKNVIEQKLNELRLLGASDKDITQAMKDLGIQRARFYGWPNTYVFTKAMGEMLVGEFKANMATIILRPTIITSTFKEPFPGWAEGVRTIDSLAMGYAKGKLTFFLGDVDSVVDLIPADMVVNAIIVAMVAHASNQPSETIYQVGSSMRNPVKYHSLQDFGYRYFSKKPWINKDGKAVIVGKIRVMDSMASFHRYMALRYLLPLKGLEFANTAFCHFFQGVYSDLNRKISFVTRLIDIYRPYLFFDAIFDDINTEKLRMAARSSLAENDMFYFDPKCINWDDYFMNTHIPGIVKYIFK from the exons ATGGAGTTAGGGAGTGCTCTTCATTTTCTTGATAGCAAGTCCATTTTAGTCACTGGTGCTGCTGGGTTTCTGGCAAAAA TTTTTGTGGAGAAAATACTGAGGGTTCAACCAAATGTGAAGAAGTTTTATCTTCTTTTACGTGCTGCGGATCATAAATCCGCTATACACCGCTTTCACAatgag ATTATAGGAAAAGATTTGTTCAAAGTCCTGAAAGAAAAATGCGGGAAAAATTTCAGTTCATTCATATCCGAGAAAATTACACTAATTCCAGGAGATATATCTCATGAAGATTTGGGCATTAAAGATTGTAATTTAGTACAAGAGATGTTGAATGAGGTTGATGTTGTGGTTAACCTTGCTGCTACAACCAACTTTGACGAaag ATATGATGTGGCACTTGGTCTCAACACATTTGGAGCTAAATTTGTTGCAAATTTCGCCAAGAAATGTGTGAAACTAAAAGTTTTGGTTCATGTATCCACAG CTTATGTGTCAGGAGAAAAGACAGGGCTTATACTTGAAAATTCATACAGCATGGGAGAAACACTTAATGGTGTTTCAGGCTTAGAcattaattttgagaaaaatgttaTTGAACAAAAATTGAATGAACTAAGATTGCTAGGTGCTTCAGACAAGGATATTACTCAAGCCATGAAAGATTTGGGCATTCAAAG ggcAAGATTTTATGGATGGCCAAATACATATGTATTTACAAAGGCAATGGGAGAAATGCTAGTGGGGGAATTCAAAGCAAATATGGCTACAATCATATTAAGACCTACTATCATAACCAGCACTTTCAAAGAGCCATTTCCTGGTTGGGCTGAAGGTGTTAG AACCATCGATAGCCTTGCAATGGGTTATGCTAAGGGGAAATTGACTTTCTTCCTCGGTGATGTGGACTCAGTTGTTGACCTG ATACCAGCTGACATGGTGGTGAATGCCATCATCGTAGCCATGGTAGCCCATGCATCGAACCAACCATCGGAGACGATCTACCAAGTGGGTTCGTCGATGAGGAACCCGGTCAAGTACCATAGCCTCCAAGACTTTGGCTACCGATACTTCTCCAAGAAACCTTGGATCAACAAAGATGGGAAGGCTGTTATTGTTGGTAAAATTCGTGTCATGGATAGCATGGCCAGCTTCCATAGATACATGGCTCTTCGATACTTGCTCCCTTTGAAG GGACTGGAATTTGCAAATACAGCATTTTGCCATTTCTTTCAAGGAGTTTACAGTGATCTCAACaggaaaatcagcttcgtgactCGGTTGATAGACATTTACAGACCCTACTTGTTCTTCGATGCAAT ATTTGATGACATAAACACCGAGAAGCTACGAATGGCGGCGAGATCCAGCCTAGCGGAGAACGATATGTTCTATTTCGACCCTAAATGCATCAACTGGGATGATTATTTCATGAACACTCATATTCCTGGGATCGTAAAATAcattttcaaatga